In Eubalaena glacialis isolate mEubGla1 chromosome 2, mEubGla1.1.hap2.+ XY, whole genome shotgun sequence, a single genomic region encodes these proteins:
- the COPS2 gene encoding COP9 signalosome complex subunit 2 isoform X3, with product MSDMEDDFMCDDEEDYDLEYSEDSNSEPNVDLENQYYNSKALKEDDPKAALSSFQKVLELEGEKGEWGFKALKQMIKINFKLTNFPEMMNRYKQLLTYIRSAVTRNYSEKSINSILDYISTSKQNSDFLCQMDLLQEFYETTLEALKDAKNDRLWFKTNTKLGKLYLEREEYGKLQKILRQLHQSCQTDDGEDDLKKGTQLLEIYALEIQMYTAQKNNKKLKALYEQSLHIKSAIPHPLIMGVIRECGGKMHLREGEFEKAHTDFFEAFKNYDESGSPRRTTCLKYLVLANMLMKSGINPFDSQEAKPYKNDPEILAMTNLVSAYQNNDITEFEKILKTNHSNIMDDPFIREHIEGVKHRCS from the exons GAATACTCTGAAGATAGTAACTCTGAGCCAAATGTGGATTTGGAAAATCAGTACTATAATTCCAAAGCATTAAAAGAAGATGACCCAAAAGCAGCATTAAGCAGTTTCCAAAAG gttTTGGAACTTGAAGGTGAAAAAGGAGAATGGGGATTTAAAGCACTGAAACAAATGATTAAGATTAACTTCAAGTTG acaaactttccagaaatgaTGAACAGATATAAACAACTATTGACCTATATTCGGAGTGCGGTCACAAGAAATTATTCTGAAAAATCCATTAATTCTATTCTTGATTATATCTCTACTTCTAAGCAG AATTCTGATTTTTTATGTCAGATGGATTTACTGCAGGAATTCTATGAAACAACACTGGAAGCTTTGAAAGATGCTAAGAATGACAGACTGTGGTTTAAGACAAATACAAAG ctGGGGAAATTATATTTAGAACGAGAGGAATATGGAAAGCTTCAAAAAATTTTACGCCAGTTACATCAGTCCTGCCAG ACTGATGATGGAGAAGATGACCTGAAAAAAGGCACACAGTTATTAGAAATATATGCTTTGGAAATTCAGATGTACACGgcacagaaaaataacaaaaaacttaAAGCACTCTATGAACAGTCACTTCACATCAAGTCTGCCATCCCTCATCCACTGATCATGGGAGTCATCAGAG AATGTGGTGGTAAAATGCACTTGAGAGAAGGTGAATTTGAAAAGGCACACACTGATTTTTTTGAAGCCTTCAAGAATTATGATGAATCGGGAAGTCCAAGACGAACCACTTGCTTAAAATATTTGGTCTTAGCAAATATGCTAATGAAATCGGGAATAAATCCATTTGACTCACAGGAG gCCAAACCTTACAaaaatgatccagaaattctaGCAATGACGAATTTAGTAAG tgCCTATCAGAATAATGACATCACTGAATTTGAAAAGATTCTAAAaacaaatcacagcaacatcATGGATGATCCTTTCATAAGGGAACACATTGAAG